Below is a genomic region from Burkholderia pyrrocinia.
GCTGATCAATCTGATGCTCAACGCAATCGAAGCGCTGCGTGCCATTACGGATCGCCGGCGCCGTATTTTCGTCGATGCGCATGCGTTCGGCACTGGTCAGATTGCCGTTGTGGTGCGTGACAATGGCCCGGGCCTCGGCGACGGCGACCTGCAGCGGCTCTTCGAGGCATTCTACTCAACCAAGGTCGACGGGCTCGGTATGGGCCTGTCGATCTGTCGTTCGATTGTGGAAGCACACGGCGGCACGCTCGACGTCGCGGCGGTCGACTCTGTCGGGGCCGCGTTCCGATTCGTTCTGCCCGCGCAACAGATATCGGCTGCAGAAGAATTCGGCCGGCGAACGGGTGATCCGTCAGAAATGCGCAATTAGCGAGTCGGCTGAATGCCGAGCGAAGCGGTCATGAGTACCAATTCGGCAATCGACCGAGCATCCATCTTCTTCATGATCTGACCGCGGTGCTGCTTGACGGTGATTTCGCTCAGGTGAATTTCCGTCGCGATCTGCTTGCTCATGAGTCCGCCCAGCACGAATCCCAATACCTGCTTTTCGCGGGCCGTCAGAGATTCATAGCGATTTCTCAGGTCGGCGAGTTCGTGTTCTCGAGCCAGACGTTCGCGGTCCTTTTCGATCGCGTGGGACACGGCATCGAGCATGTCCTGCTCGCGGAACGGTTTGGGTAAGAAGTCGTGCGCCCCGGCCTTCATCGCCTTGACGGACATCTCGATATCACCGTAGCCGGTCACAAAGATGACAGGCATGTTCAGACCGAGCTTCATGAACTCCTCATGGAGTGCCAGCCCGTTCCTGGTGCGCAGACGCACGTCGAGCACGAGGCATGAAGGGACGAGTGGTCGGTGGCTGGTCACGAACGCTTCAGGCGTGTCGTAGAGCGCAGTTCGCAGCCCTACCGAGCGCAATAAGCGGCTCAGGCCGTCGCGAAACGGTTCGTCGTCGTCGACGATATGGACCATGGCTATTTCGGTGTTCCCCATCTGGCGCCTATGAGTGTATAAGGCGAGCGCCGGGCTTTCCGGCGTCGCGGCGTTCATTTCAAAAAACTGCCGGTGATTTTGTTCAATAAAAAGTCGTTGGTCAAACGCATACTTGGGACGTCGACGTTGCCATGTCGCGTATGAGCGGCGGTCCGCTTCCTGGTCTGGACGTGGCGCGGCCATCTTCCAGCCGAACAGAGGTTCCGATGTTGAATGACACCGACGCACTCACGACGCTGCGCGAGTCTGCTCATGACGTTGGCGCGCCGGCCGACTCATTCGATACGAAATGCCGGGCCGTGCATGCAACGGACACGAGGCGCGAAATCGGGCCATGGGCCGATCCCGCAGCGATGCCACTTGCCACCTTCACCGAATTCGAACCGTTGATCGACGTTGAGATCCCGCCTTCCGAATCGCTCTCGAAGCTCCAGGCCTTGTGTGATGCGAGGCGTCCGTCAAGTCATATTTTCTACGCGTTCCGGCTCGATGGCGTGTTTCCGCTGATTCGTACCGAGCCTACGCATGATACAAAGTCTGCCGGGCTATATCCCCACGCCATTCGCGGCAATATTTCTGTGTGTGAGCTGACGGACGTGTCCGGCACCGTCGTCGGTCTGTGGTCGCCCGGTGTGTCCAGCGTGTTCAGTCTGCCCGGCTATCACTTTCAATTCGTCTCGCCGGGGCGTCGTGGAACCGGTCATCTCGTCGCGTGCATCTCAGGCACATTGCGACTCAGGATGGAACCACTTACCGATTTCATCTGGCACTGCCTGCGGACGCAATCGTTGCAAACCTGAATGGAAGACGGGGCAGCCATGCAATGTGACGACTTTGAGATCTGGAGACATACGCTGCGAATGTTGTTCTCCGTGAGCCAATGTGAACACAGGGTATTGGCGGCACGCGTGCAATCACCCGAACGTGGGTCGTCGGCCGGCGCGGTTCCAACGATCGTGCTCCTTGAGCAGCTTGATGCAACGACCATTTCGCTGTCGTGGCACGATGCCACGGAGTGCAACTACGAAGAGCAGAAGTGGATCGTGGGCAAGGCCGCTCGTGGAGGGCGCTGCGCGCTTTCCGGGCGACCGATCAACCGTGGCGACAGTGTGTTTCGGCCACTCAGTCGTCGTGCCGCCAGGCCACGTAACGCACACTCGATGATTCGAGCCGACGTGATTGCGATTCACGCTGTCTGAGC
It encodes:
- a CDS encoding DUF3331 domain-containing protein: MLFSVSQCEHRVLAARVQSPERGSSAGAVPTIVLLEQLDATTISLSWHDATECNYEEQKWIVGKAARGGRCALSGRPINRGDSVFRPLSRRAARPRNAHSMIRADVIAIHAV
- a CDS encoding acetolactate decarboxylase, which gives rise to MLNDTDALTTLRESAHDVGAPADSFDTKCRAVHATDTRREIGPWADPAAMPLATFTEFEPLIDVEIPPSESLSKLQALCDARRPSSHIFYAFRLDGVFPLIRTEPTHDTKSAGLYPHAIRGNISVCELTDVSGTVVGLWSPGVSSVFSLPGYHFQFVSPGRRGTGHLVACISGTLRLRMEPLTDFIWHCLRTQSLQT
- a CDS encoding response regulator transcription factor yields the protein MAAPRPDQEADRRSYATWQRRRPKYAFDQRLFIEQNHRQFFEMNAATPESPALALYTHRRQMGNTEIAMVHIVDDDEPFRDGLSRLLRSVGLRTALYDTPEAFVTSHRPLVPSCLVLDVRLRTRNGLALHEEFMKLGLNMPVIFVTGYGDIEMSVKAMKAGAHDFLPKPFREQDMLDAVSHAIEKDRERLAREHELADLRNRYESLTAREKQVLGFVLGGLMSKQIATEIHLSEITVKQHRGQIMKKMDARSIAELVLMTASLGIQPTR